The region CTGGGCCGGCACGTCGACGAAGAGCACGTTTCCCGGCAGGTCGACCAACCGGTGTTGGCGGCCGTCCGACCGGAGCTCCAGTAGCTCGACCCCGCCCACGGTCCACCAGTCGGTCTCGACCCAGTACTGGTCGTCCGGGCGCTTCGTAATCCCCTTCTCCGGCTGGTAGACGGCGACCACCGCGTCGCCGTCGTCCTGCCAGCCGAGCAGCCGGGCGGCCAAGCCCCGGGCAGGGGGCAACGTCGGCCCGACAGCCGGGGCACCCGTCTGTACGTTCAGGTACCCGATCCGCCACGACCGCCGTCGGAGGTCCGAACCGTCGCACGTCGTTCCATCCTCACAGGTGTCCGCTGTGTAGATGGCGATTCCGGTCCCGTCCGGAAGCCAGGCCCCCGGTCCGGCCAGCCGGTCCGCGGGCGAGAGGGGGGCGAGTTTGCGGACTGTTGCCTGGTTCAGGTCGACGATGTGGATGGCGTCCTGGGTCGACACCGCAACCTGTGCGCCGTCCGGGGAGAACGCTACGAAGTTCCCGGGCCGGTAAGTGCCGCGGATCTTGGGCAACTCCCGCACTGTCCCGGTGGCCAGGTCGAGCAATCGGAGCTGTAGTTGCCGCACCTCGAGGTCGGGCATGAGGGAGGGCGCCGGGAGGATCAGCAACGATCTGCCGTCCGGGGACCAGGCGATCGGCGTGTCGCCGTCGTACTCGGTCACCTTCCCCGGTGGTCAGGTTGAAGACCGCGGTCCGGCCGCTGCCGTCCGTCGCCCCTTCCAACCCCGGACCGCTCGCCAAATGTCGTCCGTCTGGGGATAGCAGCAGGCCGCCGGCCATTCCGGCGGTGGTCTCACTCACCGTACGGACCAGTCGGTAGCCGCCGTCGCGACCGATGACGAGACTGCGTCCCTCCCAACCCCAGATGTCACTGCCGCGCATCTCCTCGTCACCGCTGACCAGGATGGCGGCCGGACCGGGTGGATTCTCGACGATGGTGTCCTCACCGGTCAGTGGCGGAAAGACGGTGGACGGCACCACAGGCTCGGCGGGTCGGGCCGGGCGAAGATCGTCCTGGGTGGTCCGATCCAGCGCGAGCGGCGTGCCGGTCAGCGCACCGACCACCGCCGTCACGGCCACGACCGCGAGCACAGTGGTGATTCGCCGACGGCGCCGCGCCCGGGGCCAGGTGTCCGGGGATATCCGCGCCGGTCTGGCCTGATCGGCGATGTGGTGCAACACCTCCGTGAAGTCCTCGAAGTAACGCAGGATCAGGGCCGCCCGCTGTCGTGGACCAAGCTTGGCCAGGGCCTGCTGTACCGAGAGCGTCACGGTGACCTGGTCGGCATCGTCGGGCACCGGTCGGTCGGTGCCGGAGAGCGGAGCTTCGGGTCGCCGGCTGGCTCGTCGCCACCACGACACGTGTTGGTGGTAGAGCACCCGGCGGACGTACGGGTCGGGGTCGCCTGCCTCCACAATCCGTCTCCACCGGCTCGCCACCCGGAGGAATGTCTGCTGCACCAGGTCCTCGGCGAGATGGTGATCGTTGGTCAGCAGATAGGCGATCCGGGACAGGGCCGCAGTGCGCGCCCGCACGTACGCCTCGAACGACTGCCGGTCGGCATCCACATGCCACCTCCTCCGCCAGCTAACACGCCCCGAGCTGTTCGTCCGGAGGGGACCGAGGGCGGCTGGCGCGGCGACAAGTCGTTGACTGTCGATGTCTTCTTCTCTACCGTTGCCCCGAAACGTAACTCGCATGGCATTAGGGGTTTACCTGGCGTAGTACGAGCACCAGGAGGAAACATGACGCAACGCATGAAACTCCCGGGCCTCCTCGGCGAACTGGCCGCCGAGTTCGCTGGCACCATGATCCTCATCCTCTTCGGGGTCGGAGTGGTCGCCCAGGTGGCCGCCGCCGGCATCGGTGACCACGACAGCATCGCCTGGGCGTGGGGGCTGGGAGTCACGCTCGGGGTCTACGTCGCCGCTCGGATCAGCGGGGCACACCTCAATCCGGCGGTCACCCTGGCGCTCGCCGTCTTCAAGGGATTCTCGTGGCGCAAGGTGCTGCCGTACAGTCTCGCCCAGACCCTCGGTGCCTTCATCGCCGCGCTGCTGGTCCGGTGGAACTACAGCGAGGTGCTGGCCCGGGTGGACCCGGGACACACCATCAAGACCCAGGGCGTCTTCTCCACCCTGCCCGGCAACGGCGAGCTGCCGGTCGGCCAGTGGGGCGGCCTGCGTGACCAGGTCATCGGCACCGCCATCCTGCTCTTCGTTATCCTGGCCCTCACCGACCTGCGTAACTCGCCCCCGGCGGCCAACCTCACCCCGGTGGTCATCGGCCTGCTCGTGGTGGGGATCGGCATGGCCTGGGGCACCAACGCCGGCTACGCGATCAACCCCGCCCGGGACTTCGGCCCCCGACTGGCGTCCTTCCTCACCGGGTACGAAACGGCCTTCCTCGACCAGTATGGTGATCTCTATTTCTGGGTGCCCATCGTCGGTCCGCTGGTCGGTGGCCTGATCGGCGCCGCGCTCTACCAGTTGCTCGTCGGCAGGTTCCTGCCTACCGACGGGCCACTCGAACCGGGCCGCCTACCTACCCCGGCCGAGACCGAACCGGTCAAGGCCTGACGTCGTTCCCAGTCGAGAAGAGGAGATCCCGATGGCCGACTTCGTTGGTGCGGTGGACCAGGGCACCACGAGCACCCGCTTCATGATCTTCGACCACGGCGGTGCGGAGGTCGGCCGCCACCAACTCGAACACGAGCAGATCCTGCCCCGGGCTGGCTGGGTCGAGCACAACCCGGTGGAGATCTGGGAACGGACCTCGTCGGTCATCCGTACCGCGATGAACCGGCACGGCCTGGACGCCAGCGACCTGACCGCCCTGGGGATCACCAACCAGCGGGAAACCACGGTGGTCTGGGACCGTCGCACCGGGCGGCCCTACTACAACGCCATTGTCTGGCAGGACACCCGGACCGATCAGATCGCCGCCATGTTGGACCGGGACGGGCGCGGCGACGTGATCCGGCGCAAGGCCGGGCTACCGCCCGCGACGTACTTCTCCGGCGGCAAGATCCAGTGGATCCTGGATAACGTCGACGGGGCACGGGCGGCGGCCGAACGCGGGGACGCCATCTTCGGTAACACCGACAGTTGGCTGATGTGGAACCTCACCGGCGGAGTCGACGGCGGCGCGCACGTCACCGACGTCACCAACGCCAGCCGCACCATGCTGATGGACCTGGAAACCCTCGACTGGGACGACGAACTGCTCTCCTTCTTCGGTATTCCCCGGACGATGCTGCCGCAGATCCGCCCGTCGTCCGACGCCACCGGCTACGGCGAGACCCTGTCCGCCGGCCCGCTCGGTGGGTCGGTGCCGCTCACCGCCATCCTCGGCGACCAGCAGGCCGCCACCGTCGGCCAGGTCTGCTTCGCCCCGGGCGAGGCGAAGAACACCTACGGCACCGGCAACTTCATGCTGCTCAACACCGGCACCGACATCGTCCGGTCCCGGTCCGGGCTGCTCACCACCGTCTGCTACCAGTTCGGTGACCAACCCGCCGTGTACGCTCTCGAAGGCTCCATCGCGGTCACCGGCTCGGCCGTACAGTGGCTACGGGACCAGCTCGGCATCATCAGCGGTGCGGCCCAGAGCGAGGCGCTGGCCGCCCAGGTCGAGGACAACGGTGGGGTCTACTTCGTACCGGCCTTCTCCGGGCTGTTCGCCCCCTACTGGCGTTCCGACGCCCGGGGCGCGATCGTCGGGCTCTCCCGCTACAACACCAACGCCCACCTGGCCCGCGCCACCCTGGAGTCGATCTGCTACCAGACCCGGGACGTCACCGAGGCGATGGCGGCGGACTCCGGGGTCACCCTGGACGTGCTCAAGGTCGACGGTGGGGTGACCGCCAACCGGCTCTGCATGCAGTTGCAGGCCGATATCCTCGGCGTGCCGGTGAGCCGCCCGGTGGTGGCCGAGACCACGGCGCTGGGGGCCGCGTACGCCGCCGGTCTCGCGGTCGGCTTCTGGAAGTCCACCGACGAGCTCCGGCAGAACTGGAACGAGCAGGAGCGTTGGCAGCCGACCTGGTCGCCGGAGCGCCGCGCCGACGGCTACACCAAGTGGAAGAAGGCGGTCCAGCGCACCCTCGACTGGGTGGAGGTGGACTGAACCGAAACGCGGGTCCCGGTCCGCCGGATTCTTCGGCACACTCGACGACATGAGCGTTACGACGATCGGATCGAGGCGCACCGCCGGTTTCCGGTCCATCCGTGCGACGATCGCCCTGAGCCTGACCGTGGTCGTGGCGGCGTGTTCCGGAACCCCGGTGGTGGACCAGCGCGACGTCGGGCCCGAGACCGTCGTGTCGGCCTCCCGGCAGTCCGCCGCCGAGGCCGAGCAGACCCTGGCCAGCCTGCGCCGCGTCGATGACCTTCCGCTGTACGCGATGACCTATACCGGGGACTACGACGCACTGGTCGACCTGACGGCGACGCCAACCCCGTCCCCGTTCGGCTGCTCGCTCTTCATGGCGTCCGGCGATCCGGCTCGGCCACTGTACGGGCGAAACTTCGACTGGGACCCGAATCCCGGGCTGGTTCTGCACACCGATCCGCCGGACGGCTTCGCCTCGATCTCCATCGTGGACATGGCCTACCTCGGAATCAGAGCGGACCCGACCGGAGACCGACGGTTGCTCAACGCGCCGCTGCTGCCGTTCGACGGGATGAACGAGCGCGGCCTGGTGGTGGGACTGGCGGCGGACGACTCCGGCAGTCTCACCTCGGATCCCGCCAAACCCACCGTCGGCAGCGTACGGATCCTGCGACTGGTGCTCGACCAGGCCGCGACGGTCGACGAGGCGGTAGCGGCTATCAGCCGCTACAACCTGGACTTCGACGATGGGCCGCCGCTGCACTACCTGATCGCCGACGCGTCCGGGGCGTCCGCCGTGGTGGAGTTCGTCGACGGTCGGATGCGGGTGTTGCCAGGTGGTCCACGGTGGCAGGTGTTGACCAACATCCGGCTGGCTGACGCCTCGGAGGCGGCTCGGCAGCGGGACCGTCGTTACGCCACGATGGCGGCACACCTGACCGGAGCTGGCGGGACGGTCGACTGGCGAGGTGCCATGGAGATCCTTCGGGCGGTGGCGCAGTCACACACCCGCTGGTCGGTTACGTACGAGCCGCGCACCGGCGCGGTGCACGTGGTGACCGGCCAGCGGTGGGACACGGTGCACGACTTCACCCTGCGGATGGCCGGCTGACCCCCGTCGCCAGGGCGGCGGACTCCCTACCGCCTCACGCGGACCGAGGCAGGCTACGGCCGGTCACATCAGGTCGAGTAGCCGGTGCCCATGGCCCGGTGGTGGGTGAGTGCGGCCAGCAGTCGCGGCATGTCCCCGCCGACATCCCGGGTCAACCGGGGTAGGTCGGCGATGACCAGAGCGTTGATGTCGGTACGCCACAGCTGTGCGAACGCCGGGTCCTGTGTCAGTTGCGAGGCGGCCGCCGGTACGGCGACCAGCGCCGGTGGCGAGTTCGGCCCGGGCGGCACCACGTCGACCCGGGCGAGGCTCGTCCACGGCAGCTCGTAGCGGCTTCGCCGGTCGGGCTGGTACGTGATGCCGAAGGCGTCGACCACCAGGCGTGGGTACGGGCAGAGCGCCCGCCAGAGCAGGGCGAGACCGCCGAGGACGACCAGAAGACCGACACCAGCGATGACGAGCGCGGCGACTAGCTGGTTGTCTCGGGGATCGTCGCTGATCACCGTAATGGCCACGAGGAAAAGGGCGATGGGCAACATGGCGGCACCGAGCGCGGTCAGGATCGTTCCGAGAGCACTCGGTCCGGGGCGGGGCCGGGCGAGCCCGAACCCTGCCCGCCCTGGTCGCCACGCCACCGCCCGTCTGAGCAGAAAGGCGCTGGCCACCGCGCAGCCGAGCAGCGCTACCCCGCCGAGCAGGGTGTGGAGCAGACCGCACAACAGTGGTAGCAGCAGGACCAGCACGGCGAAGATGCTCCACACCGGACGGGCTAGAAACCCTGCCCCGATCGGCCCGGCTGGCCATCCCGCCCCTGGTAGCGGCACCGGGGGCATGGTGGGCGCTGGAGACATGGTGGGCGCTGGCGAGCCCGACAGCGGTGGCCTCGGTGGTGGTGCGGTAGGCGTGGCGGGCGAAGCTACTGGCCGCGCTGTAGTAGGCGCGGCCGGCGGAGCCACCGGTGGCGGGGCGATGACCGGCGAGGCCAGGGGCATCGCCCCGCGTATCGACGGGAGCACGGCGGGTGGGGCCGCCGCCGATGGTCGGTGCATCGCGTGCAGGGCACCCTCAGCCACCACGATCTCGGGTTGTTCCAGCACGGTAGGCGCCAGTCCGGTGGCGCGGTGCAGGGTGGTGGCGACGAGCGGCACCCGGGATGCGCCCCCCACCAGGAAGACACCGGCCAGGTTGTCGGCAGTGGCATCGGCCCGGTGCATCACCTGCGCCGTCAACACCGCCGCCCGGTCGAGGTACGGGCGGGCCGCCTCCTCGAACTCCTCCCGTCCCACCGCCACCTCGCGGTCGACGAGTGGCACGTACAGCCCGGCGGTCGATTGTCGCGACAGCATCTCCTTGGCGGTCCGGGCGTCGTCCCACAGGGTTCGGAAGTGACGCTGGCCGGCGGGATCGGCTGGGGCGGTCACCTGCTGCCAGGCGGCGGAGTCAGCGGGCCGCATGGCAGCGGCGACGCGTGCGACCACCAGTGCGTCGAGGTCCAATCCACCGAAGTCGGTGAGCCCGTCGACTTCACGCACCTCGAAGCCGTTGCCGGTACGCCGTACCACCGCCAGGTCCAGGGTGCCGCCGCCCAGGTCGTAGACGACCAACAGGTGACCGGGACGGACAGCGTGGCCGAGTACGACGGTGAAGTAGCCGGCTGCGGCGACCGGCT is a window of Micromonospora polyrhachis DNA encoding:
- the glpK gene encoding glycerol kinase GlpK, with product MADFVGAVDQGTTSTRFMIFDHGGAEVGRHQLEHEQILPRAGWVEHNPVEIWERTSSVIRTAMNRHGLDASDLTALGITNQRETTVVWDRRTGRPYYNAIVWQDTRTDQIAAMLDRDGRGDVIRRKAGLPPATYFSGGKIQWILDNVDGARAAAERGDAIFGNTDSWLMWNLTGGVDGGAHVTDVTNASRTMLMDLETLDWDDELLSFFGIPRTMLPQIRPSSDATGYGETLSAGPLGGSVPLTAILGDQQAATVGQVCFAPGEAKNTYGTGNFMLLNTGTDIVRSRSGLLTTVCYQFGDQPAVYALEGSIAVTGSAVQWLRDQLGIISGAAQSEALAAQVEDNGGVYFVPAFSGLFAPYWRSDARGAIVGLSRYNTNAHLARATLESICYQTRDVTEAMAADSGVTLDVLKVDGGVTANRLCMQLQADILGVPVSRPVVAETTALGAAYAAGLAVGFWKSTDELRQNWNEQERWQPTWSPERRADGYTKWKKAVQRTLDWVEVD
- a CDS encoding SigE family RNA polymerase sigma factor encodes the protein MDADRQSFEAYVRARTAALSRIAYLLTNDHHLAEDLVQQTFLRVASRWRRIVEAGDPDPYVRRVLYHQHVSWWRRASRRPEAPLSGTDRPVPDDADQVTVTLSVQQALAKLGPRQRAALILRYFEDFTEVLHHIADQARPARISPDTWPRARRRRRITTVLAVVAVTAVVGALTGTPLALDRTTQDDLRPARPAEPVVPSTVFPPLTGEDTIVENPPGPAAILVSGDEEMRGSDIWGWEGRSLVIGRDGGYRLVRTVSETTAGMAGGLLLSPDGRHLASGPGLEGATDGSGRTAVFNLTTGEGDRVRRRHADRLVPGRQIVADPPGALPHARPRGAATTAPIARPGHRDSAGVAQDPRHLPARELRSVLPGRRTGCGVDPGRHPHRRPEPGNSPQTRPPLARGPAGRTGGLASGRDRNRHLHSGHL
- a CDS encoding MIP/aquaporin family protein, giving the protein MTQRMKLPGLLGELAAEFAGTMILILFGVGVVAQVAAAGIGDHDSIAWAWGLGVTLGVYVAARISGAHLNPAVTLALAVFKGFSWRKVLPYSLAQTLGAFIAALLVRWNYSEVLARVDPGHTIKTQGVFSTLPGNGELPVGQWGGLRDQVIGTAILLFVILALTDLRNSPPAANLTPVVIGLLVVGIGMAWGTNAGYAINPARDFGPRLASFLTGYETAFLDQYGDLYFWVPIVGPLVGGLIGAALYQLLVGRFLPTDGPLEPGRLPTPAETEPVKA
- a CDS encoding linear amide C-N hydrolase, with the protein product MSVTTIGSRRTAGFRSIRATIALSLTVVVAACSGTPVVDQRDVGPETVVSASRQSAAEAEQTLASLRRVDDLPLYAMTYTGDYDALVDLTATPTPSPFGCSLFMASGDPARPLYGRNFDWDPNPGLVLHTDPPDGFASISIVDMAYLGIRADPTGDRRLLNAPLLPFDGMNERGLVVGLAADDSGSLTSDPAKPTVGSVRILRLVLDQAATVDEAVAAISRYNLDFDDGPPLHYLIADASGASAVVEFVDGRMRVLPGGPRWQVLTNIRLADASEAARQRDRRYATMAAHLTGAGGTVDWRGAMEILRAVAQSHTRWSVTYEPRTGAVHVVTGQRWDTVHDFTLRMAG
- a CDS encoding Hsp70 family protein; this translates as MSGYELGIDYGSTNTVAVLRWPDGRCRPLFFDGSPLLPSAVFLQPGGELIPGRDALHSARLDPARFEPNPKRCIDDGTLLLGDRQVAMVDVVSTTLRRVTEEATRACGTLPTTTALTYPASWGAARRNVLVEAAVGAGLPTPTLVSEPVAAAGYFTVVLGHAVRPGHLLVVYDLGGGTLDLAVVRRTGNGFEVREVDGLTDFGGLDLDALVVARVAAAMRPADSAAWQQVTAPADPAGQRHFRTLWDDARTAKEMLSRQSTAGLYVPLVDREVAVGREEFEEAARPYLDRAAVLTAQVMHRADATADNLAGVFLVGGASRVPLVATTLHRATGLAPTVLEQPEIVVAEGALHAMHRPSAAAPPAVLPSIRGAMPLASPVIAPPPVAPPAAPTTARPVASPATPTAPPPRPPLSGSPAPTMSPAPTMPPVPLPGAGWPAGPIGAGFLARPVWSIFAVLVLLLPLLCGLLHTLLGGVALLGCAVASAFLLRRAVAWRPGRAGFGLARPRPGPSALGTILTALGAAMLPIALFLVAITVISDDPRDNQLVAALVIAGVGLLVVLGGLALLWRALCPYPRLVVDAFGITYQPDRRSRYELPWTSLARVDVVPPGPNSPPALVAVPAAASQLTQDPAFAQLWRTDINALVIADLPRLTRDVGGDMPRLLAALTHHRAMGTGYST